GCGGTGTTCGCGATCGGATCGGCGGTGTTCGTCGCTCTCCACGCTGGCTTCGCGATGCTGCTGCTGCCGAGCGCACGGCGGCGCGGCCGCGACCTGGGGTTTCTCAACCTCACCAACACCGCGCCGTCGATCATCGGCCCGCCGATCGCGTGGCTGCTGATCGGGCCGGAGGGGTTCGGCACCGCGCTGATCGCGCTCGCCGCGCTCACCCTGGCGGGCGGCGCGGCGATGCTGGCGGTGCGGGGAAGTTAACCCTTGCGGCTGGCCTCGAACAGGAACCAGGCGCGCTCCTCGGCCTGGTCGGTCCAGTCGTCGAGGATGCCGCTGGTCGCGTTGTCCTTGGCCTCGTCGACGATGTCCTTGGCCTCGCGCAGCAGCGCGACGAGTTGGAGATTGTCCTCGCGCAGCTCCGCCAGCATGTCGGCGGCGGGGACGAAGTCGGCGTCATTGTCCTTGATCGACTGGCGCCGTGCGATGTCGCCGATCGAGCGCAGCGTCGTGTTGCCGGTCTTGCGCACGCGCTCGGCGATCGCGTCGGTGGTGGCGAGGATCTGTGCCGCCTGATCGTCGAGCATTAGGTGATAGTCGCGGAAGTGCGGACCGGAGACGTGCCAGTGGAAGTTCTTGGTCTTGAGATACAGCGCATAGCTGTCGGCCAGGATGCCGTTCAGCGCATCGGCGACGGTCTTGGCATCGTTCGACTGGAGATCGGTTGGCGTCTTGAGCGCGGGGGCGGGATTGTCGGCCATGAGGGGCTCCTTCGGGCAAGGTCGGTTCGGCTGCATAACGAGCTTGCCCGGCGATTTCTCCCCGGCGCTTGGACGCAATCCTCGATCGCGGTGATCGATCAGATCAGCCGTAGCGCGCCCAGCGCGGTAACGATGCCGGCGATCAGCAGCAGCGCGCCGCCGACCGCACCGATGGCCCTGAGCGGCAGGCGGCGCCATGCGCGCTCGCCCAGCATCGCTGCGGCAACGCCGGCGACCGCGGCGCCGGCGGCGGCGCCGATCCCGGCCAGGATCGGGCTCGACCCCGCCGCCGCCGCGCCGAACGCGACGAACTGCACGCGTTCGCCAAAGGCCAGGATGAAGGTGCCCGCCAGCGACGTGGCGAAGGCTCCGATCGTCCAGCCCTCAAGCCGGTCGCGCGGCGGCTTGGCCGGCATCAGCGCGCCTGCGCCCGCAAAGATCAGCGACAGGGCGAGCAGCAGGCTGCGCGCATTGGAATTCATCAGGTCGCGCACGGCCAGCGCCCCCGCCACCGCGATCGCCATCACCGCCGCCTGCGCCAGGACGATGCCGGCGAGCACGCCCGCGCGCGGGCCGAAGCGCTCGCCCAGGATCGCCGCCAGCCATGCGGGCCGGTCGACCGCACCGGCAAGCAGCGCGGCGACAAGGGCGGTGAGCAGGCTGTCCATCGCCGTTCCCCTGCCCCGGCGCGACTTGCAAAGCCGTTAAGTCGGCGACCGACGCTTGACGCCCGCGCGGGAATCATGCATGCGCCGCGGCCTGACGGCGGCGCGTGCGCGTGCCGCCTTTCGCTTTTTTGCTGTTACGGGAATTGGGCCATGGCCAAGCCGACCACTGTCAAGATCCGGCTGGTGAGCACCGCCGACACCGGTTTCTTCTATGTCACCAAGAAGAATCCGCGCAACCAGACCGAGAAGATGAGCTTCCGCAAGTACGATCCCGTCGCGCGCAAGCACGTTGAGTTCAAGGAAGCCAAGATCAAGTAATCGCTGCGGCGGCGCGCCGCGCCGCCCGTTGCGTTGCTTCGGCATGGCGGGCCGCCCCCATCGGGCGCGCCCGCTTTTTGCATGCGCGCGTCAGGCGGCGGCGGCACCCGGCTGGGCGATCTCGACCAGGTGGAGATAGCGCGGCTCGAACTCGCCCGCCGCGCGCAGCCCTGCCCGATCGACGATCTGGACCTGTCGTCCCCGCCGCGCGATCAGCCCGTCATCCTCCAGGCTGCGAAGCATCCGGTTGACGTGGACGGGCGTCAGGCCAGTCACGTCGCCCAGTTGCTCCTGCGTCCAGGGCAGCAGCAGCGTGTCGGGCGCCGCCAGCCCCACCGCCTGAGACCGGACCGCCAGTTCGCACAGCACATGCGCGACGCGCGTCCGCGCGTCCCGACGGCCCAGATTGGTCATCCATTCGCGCGCGATCGAGGCCTCGACCAGCGCCTCCGTCCACAGCGCCCTGCCGAAGTCGCGATGCTCCAACGCGAGGTCGCGCAGGATGTCGCGCTCGATCGCGGCGACGCGCAGCGGCGTCAGCGCCTCGACATCATGGTCGGCGATGTCGAGGAACAGGTGAGCCAGGTCGAGGAAGTCGCCGCGGATCTCGATCGCCGCGATCTGTCGTCCGCCCGACCGCGTCGTCTTGCTGCGGATCGCCACGCCGTCGAGGACGATGCTGCACTGAGCGGCCGGCGGGCCGCCGTCACGGACGATCTGCGCGCCGGCCGGAATGTCCCGGAACACGAACGGTGCGGTCTCGATCGCGACGCAGGCCGCCTGCGACAATTGCGATCGCAACTTGAGCTTCGTGAGGACGAGAGAGTGGACGTTCACCGGCGATCCTTCGACTGCGCTGACATGATGACGCATGGGTAACGAAATAGCTCCGATCCCAACATTGTATAGATTGGCTCTTGGGCCGGGGTCGCTGTTCAGGCCGCGCCTGCGAGCGCCTTTTGACGGCGACGCTGAACCGAGCTGCCGATCCCCATCGACTCGCGATACTTGGCGACGGTACGCCGGGCGATGTCGAAGCCCTTGGCGTTGAGCAGCTCGACCAGCGTGTCGTCGGACAGGATCTTGCGCGGGTCCTCCGCGGCGATCAGCGCCCGGATCGCGCTCTTGACCGCCTCGGCCGACACCGCGTCGCCGCCATCGGCCGACTGGATCGCGCTGGTGAAGAAATATTTGAGCTCGAACAGCCCGCGCGCGCAGCTCAGATATTTGTTGCTGGTGACGCGGCTGACGGTCGATTCGTGCATCTCGATCGCCTCCGCCACGCGCGCGAGCGTAAGCGGGCGCAGATGCGCGACACCGGGAGGAAGAACGCCTCCTGTTGCTTCACGATCTCGCTCGCGACCTTGATGATCGTCCGCTGGCGCTGGTCGAGCGCCTTGACCAGCCAGTTGGCGCTGGCGAGGCAGTCGGACAGCCAGGACTTGCCCGCCTTGTCCTTGCCCGCGCTCCCCGACAGCTCGACATAATAGGCGCGGTTGACGAGCACGCGGGGCAGCGTCGCTGCGTTGATCTCGACCGCCCAGCCCGAACCGCGCCGCGCGACGAACAGGTCTGGCGTGACGCTCTGCACCGGATCGCCGCCATAGCGGCAGCCGGGCTTGGGATCATAATCGCGAAGCTCGCGGATCATGTCCGCCATATCCTCCTCGTCGACACCGCAGATACGGCGAAGCTGCGCGATCTGGCCGCGCGCGAGGAGGTCGAGATTATCGATCAGCCGCGCCATCGCGGGATCGTAGCGATCGGCATCCCTGGCCTGGAGCGCGAGGCATTCGGCGAGGTTGCGCGCACCGACTCCGGTCGGGTCCAGCGTGTGGATGACGCCCAGCACCCGCTCCACGTCGACCAGCGGCACGCCCAGCCGCTGCGACACGTCGAGCAGGTTGGCAGTCAGGTATCCGCACTCGTCGAT
This is a stretch of genomic DNA from Sphingomonas sp. Y38-1Y. It encodes these proteins:
- a CDS encoding DNA starvation/stationary phase protection protein produces the protein MADNPAPALKTPTDLQSNDAKTVADALNGILADSYALYLKTKNFHWHVSGPHFRDYHLMLDDQAAQILATTDAIAERVRKTGNTTLRSIGDIARRQSIKDNDADFVPAADMLAELREDNLQLVALLREAKDIVDEAKDNATSGILDDWTDQAEERAWFLFEASRKG
- the rpmG gene encoding 50S ribosomal protein L33, with amino-acid sequence MAKPTTVKIRLVSTADTGFFYVTKKNPRNQTEKMSFRKYDPVARKHVEFKEAKIK
- a CDS encoding Crp/Fnr family transcriptional regulator — its product is MNVHSLVLTKLKLRSQLSQAACVAIETAPFVFRDIPAGAQIVRDGGPPAAQCSIVLDGVAIRSKTTRSGGRQIAAIEIRGDFLDLAHLFLDIADHDVEALTPLRVAAIERDILRDLALEHRDFGRALWTEALVEASIAREWMTNLGRRDARTRVAHVLCELAVRSQAVGLAAPDTLLLPWTQEQLGDVTGLTPVHVNRMLRSLEDDGLIARRGRQVQIVDRAGLRAAGEFEPRYLHLVEIAQPGAAAA